A genomic stretch from Nitrospirota bacterium includes:
- the feoB gene encoding ferrous iron transport protein B: protein MHEHRHRHSQKSEGLKRIALVGNPNVGKSVIFGLLTGKYATVSNYPGTTVEVSYGNMSADKKRYLVVDTPGVNSLVPMSEDERVTRDILLSEKPSVVLQVGDAKNLKRTLLITIQLAEMGLPVILDLNMEDEARDRGISIDNNKLRELLGVEVVGTVAPEKKGIKELRTAISKGDFQSPSIGIRYSPQIEQYIERLVSLLPPANISKRSIAIMVLSGDESLEEWLSANLKNGIIDEIEAIRDECQRKAGRHLGLIVNEARLRKAEEIVGKVVKKFPQEGGFIASFIGRVSMHPLWGTMVLLGVLFALYEFVGVFGAGTLVGFMEETVFGEYLNPVFTKVIETVIPLRILREMLIGQYGLITMALTYAIGIILPITTTFFIAFAVLEDSGYLPRLAIMSNRVFNMVGLSGKAVLPMVLGLGCGTMAVMTTRILESKRERLIATFLLALAVPCAAQLGVILGMLGSQSITSLSIWLGCVFFVLIVSGYLASKIVPGERSEFFLEIPPIRKPTLSNILIKTSSRTIWYLKEAVPLFMLGTFILFLLDKMAVLRIIESFASPVVVGVLGLPAKATEAFLIGFLRRDYGAAGLFAMSVAGILTPLQAVVSLVTITLFIPCLAHFLMMVKEMGLRFALSAIAIILPVAISFGGLLNWALRAFDVKI from the coding sequence ATGCACGAACACAGACACAGACATAGCCAGAAGTCAGAAGGGCTTAAGAGGATTGCCCTTGTAGGAAACCCAAATGTCGGAAAAAGCGTCATATTTGGGCTTCTTACAGGTAAGTATGCGACTGTTTCGAACTATCCCGGAACTACTGTGGAGGTCTCTTATGGAAACATGAGTGCGGATAAAAAGAGGTATCTTGTTGTGGACACCCCGGGGGTGAACAGTCTTGTTCCCATGAGCGAGGACGAGAGGGTAACGAGGGATATACTTTTGAGTGAAAAGCCATCGGTAGTCCTTCAGGTGGGAGATGCAAAGAATCTTAAAAGGACACTCCTTATAACCATTCAGCTTGCCGAGATGGGGCTCCCTGTTATCCTTGACCTTAACATGGAAGACGAGGCAAGGGACAGGGGAATCAGCATAGACAACAATAAACTCAGGGAATTGCTCGGAGTAGAGGTCGTTGGCACGGTTGCGCCCGAAAAAAAAGGCATAAAGGAGCTGAGAACAGCTATATCAAAAGGAGACTTCCAATCGCCGTCAATTGGTATTAGATACAGCCCTCAAATCGAGCAGTACATAGAGAGACTGGTTTCACTTCTACCACCTGCAAATATATCCAAGAGGTCGATTGCGATAATGGTACTTTCAGGAGACGAGAGCCTCGAGGAATGGCTAAGTGCTAATCTTAAAAACGGCATTATCGATGAGATTGAGGCTATAAGGGATGAGTGCCAGAGGAAGGCAGGCAGGCATTTGGGGCTTATTGTGAATGAAGCACGTCTTAGAAAGGCAGAGGAGATAGTAGGAAAGGTGGTTAAAAAATTTCCTCAGGAAGGAGGTTTTATAGCTTCTTTCATTGGCAGGGTAAGCATGCACCCTCTCTGGGGAACAATGGTTCTCTTAGGAGTGCTTTTTGCTCTTTATGAGTTCGTGGGTGTCTTTGGTGCAGGAACCCTTGTAGGTTTTATGGAGGAGACTGTTTTTGGGGAATATCTTAATCCTGTATTTACAAAGGTCATAGAAACAGTTATACCACTTAGAATCCTAAGGGAAATGCTCATTGGGCAGTATGGACTAATAACAATGGCACTAACATATGCAATAGGCATAATACTTCCGATAACAACGACATTCTTTATAGCATTTGCCGTACTTGAGGACTCAGGCTATCTTCCGAGGCTTGCTATAATGAGTAACAGGGTTTTTAATATGGTGGGCTTAAGCGGAAAGGCGGTTCTTCCTATGGTCTTAGGATTGGGCTGTGGAACAATGGCTGTCATGACAACGAGAATCCTTGAATCCAAAAGGGAAAGGCTGATAGCCACATTTCTTCTTGCATTGGCAGTTCCATGTGCAGCACAGCTTGGCGTCATCTTAGGAATGCTCGGCTCACAATCTATCACTTCTCTTTCTATATGGCTTGGATGCGTGTTCTTTGTGCTGATTGTCTCAGGATACCTTGCCTCTAAGATTGTTCCGGGCGAAAGGTCTGAGTTTTTCCTTGAGATCCCGCCTATCAGAAAGCCAACCCTTTCTAATATCTTAATCAAGACATCGAGCAGGACTATCTGGTATCTCAAGGAGGCAGTGCCGCTTTTTATGCTGGGGACATTTATCCTTTTTTTGCTTGACAAGATGGCTGTCTTAAGAATCATCGAGAGTTTTGCCTCTCCAGTCGTTGTAGGAGTTCTTGGACTGCCTGCCAAAGCGACTGAGGCATTTCTCATAGGATTTCTAAGAAGGGATTATGGTGCAGCTGGGCTTTTTGCCATGTCTGTAGCAGGCATTCTTACACCTCTTCAGGCAGTGGTGAGTCTTGTGACCATAACCCTGTTTATACCGTGTCTTGCACATTTCCTGATGATGGTAAAGGAGATGGGACTCAGGTTTGCACTTTCAGCAATAGCGATAATATTGCCTGTTGCAATCTCCTTTGGAGGGCTTCTTAACTGGGCACTCAGGGCATTCGATGTAAAGATATAG
- a CDS encoding metal-dependent transcriptional regulator, with the protein MEEKEKPCRSHTPSGTEKSLFEDEAFETIWELAEAGDVMLDDVIEEVGSKAGILMMQDDGWLIIKDDKVYLTDEGRARARDITRRHLLAERLFADVLDLKDYEEDACRFEHAISPGVEEAICTLLGHPPTCPHGRQIPRGNCCKLYAKKVSPLVQSISDIEVGGSAKVVFINAPAMDRLATMGLVPGAVVKLLQKRPSYVLSIDETTLAIDEDIARGIYVKR; encoded by the coding sequence ATGGAAGAAAAAGAAAAGCCTTGTAGAAGCCACACCCCATCAGGCACAGAAAAGAGCCTTTTTGAGGATGAGGCATTTGAGACTATATGGGAGCTTGCAGAGGCAGGAGATGTAATGCTCGATGATGTCATAGAAGAGGTAGGCTCTAAGGCAGGAATTCTCATGATGCAGGATGACGGCTGGCTCATTATAAAGGACGACAAGGTTTACCTTACTGATGAGGGAAGGGCAAGGGCAAGGGACATCACAAGAAGGCATCTTTTGGCAGAAAGGCTTTTTGCAGATGTCTTAGACCTCAAGGACTATGAGGAGGATGCATGCAGGTTCGAGCATGCCATAAGCCCTGGGGTAGAGGAGGCAATCTGCACCCTCTTAGGTCATCCACCCACATGCCCTCACGGAAGACAGATTCCAAGGGGCAATTGCTGTAAGCTCTATGCAAAGAAGGTTAGTCCTCTTGTCCAAAGTATCTCGGATATAGAGGTTGGTGGAAGTGCAAAGGTCGTCTTTATAAATGCACCTGCAATGGACAGGCTTGCGACAATGGGGCTTGTCCCGGGAGCAGTTGTTAAGCTTCTTCAAAAGAGACCCTCATATGTCCTTAGCATCGATGAAACCACCCTTGCTATTGACGAGGACATAGCCAGAGGGATTTATGTAAAGAGATAA
- a CDS encoding rubrerythrin family protein, producing the protein MKEGKTKLKGTKTEKNILTAFAGESQARNRYTYFSSKARQEGFVQIAQIFEEAANHEKEHAKRLFKLLEGGMVEIQASYPAGVIGTTEENLREAAGGEHYEWAEMYPSFAKTAQEEGFEDIAKIFLAIAVSEKQHEKRYLGLLANIKGGKVFKKDKSVTWRCLNCGYLHEGEEAPEVCPACNHKKEYFELLAENW; encoded by the coding sequence ATTAAGGAGGGAAAAACGAAACTTAAAGGAACAAAGACCGAAAAGAATATTCTTACTGCCTTTGCAGGAGAGTCTCAGGCAAGGAATCGCTACACATATTTTTCAAGTAAGGCAAGACAAGAGGGTTTTGTGCAGATAGCCCAGATATTTGAGGAGGCTGCAAATCATGAAAAAGAGCATGCAAAAAGGCTTTTCAAGCTTCTTGAAGGTGGCATGGTAGAGATTCAGGCTTCTTACCCAGCAGGAGTTATAGGCACAACAGAGGAAAACCTTAGAGAGGCTGCAGGAGGCGAACACTATGAATGGGCTGAGATGTATCCATCTTTTGCAAAGACTGCTCAAGAGGAGGGCTTTGAAGACATAGCAAAGATATTTTTAGCCATAGCAGTATCTGAAAAACAGCATGAAAAGCGCTATTTAGGGCTTCTTGCAAATATAAAAGGCGGAAAGGTTTTTAAGAAGGACAAAAGCGTAACATGGAGATGCCTCAACTGTGGCTATCTGCATGAAGGAGAGGAAGCACCTGAGGTCTGTCCTGCATGCAACCACAAAAAAGAGTATTTTGAGCTTCTCGCAGAAAACTGGTAA
- a CDS encoding glycosyltransferase family 2 protein encodes MQKDSISVVIPAYNEELRILPTLNRLYEYLRANFRDFEIIVVDDGSKDGTSGIVGNIALSNIRLIQHPVNRGKGSAVKHGILSSKGSLILISDADMSTPIEEIEKLIPFIESGFDIAIGSRGLKESEIALRQPWHRENMGKIFNIFVRGFLVRGIKDTQCGFKLFKAESAKRIFEKCTIAGFSFDVEALFLARRMGYKIKEVPIRWLDSPDSKVRIIQEPAKMLIDLLRIRLYWILGRYGL; translated from the coding sequence ATGCAAAAAGACTCTATTTCCGTTGTAATACCTGCATATAACGAGGAACTGCGAATCCTGCCCACGCTGAATAGACTCTATGAGTATCTAAGAGCCAATTTCAGGGACTTCGAGATAATAGTCGTTGACGATGGCTCTAAGGATGGCACATCAGGTATCGTGGGTAATATTGCATTAAGTAATATCAGGCTGATTCAGCATCCAGTCAACAGGGGAAAAGGCTCCGCAGTCAAACACGGCATACTCTCCTCAAAAGGCAGTCTTATCCTCATCTCCGACGCTGATATGTCAACCCCAATAGAGGAGATAGAGAAGCTCATCCCATTCATCGAGTCAGGCTTTGACATAGCAATAGGCTCAAGAGGACTTAAAGAATCCGAGATAGCACTAAGACAGCCATGGCACAGGGAAAACATGGGCAAGATATTTAACATATTCGTGAGGGGATTCCTTGTAAGAGGCATAAAGGACACACAGTGTGGGTTCAAGCTTTTCAAGGCAGAGTCTGCAAAAAGGATATTCGAGAAATGCACTATAGCTGGCTTCAGCTTCGATGTGGAGGCACTTTTCCTTGCCAGAAGGATGGGCTATAAAATAAAAGAGGTTCCAATCAGGTGGCTTGATTCGCCTGATTCGAAGGTAAGAATAATACAGGAGCCTGCTAAAATGCTCATTGACCTTTTAAGGATAAGGCTATACTGGATTCTGGGCAGGTATGGTCTTTAG
- a CDS encoding transcriptional repressor, which yields MEINVFREYLKSKGLRLTEERRVIFKEVSLRKGHFDPDELYIDMRRKGIKPSKASVYRTLPLLVSVGLIEQVQKTDKHTHYERISGHHDHMFCISCGHVIEFYSKPLERLQEKLCKVEGFQSISHTLEIKGRCNKCKTKSKP from the coding sequence ATGGAAATAAATGTCTTCAGGGAATATCTAAAAAGTAAAGGGCTCAGGCTTACAGAGGAGAGGAGGGTTATATTTAAAGAGGTCTCCTTGAGAAAGGGACATTTTGACCCTGATGAGCTTTATATCGATATGCGAAGGAAAGGCATTAAGCCCTCAAAGGCATCTGTCTATAGAACCCTTCCACTTCTCGTTTCTGTCGGACTCATAGAGCAGGTCCAAAAGACAGACAAGCATACCCACTATGAGCGAATATCGGGCCATCACGACCATATGTTTTGTATTTCATGCGGGCATGTCATCGAGTTTTATTCAAAGCCCCTCGAGAGGCTTCAGGAAAAGCTCTGTAAGGTAGAGGGATTTCAGAGCATAAGCCACACGCTTGAGATAAAAGGCAGATGTAATAAGTGCAAAACGAAAAGTAAGCCCTAA